In the Archocentrus centrarchus isolate MPI-CPG fArcCen1 chromosome 19, fArcCen1, whole genome shotgun sequence genome, aactctATTCAGGTTGACACATTTGTTAACAAATGAACTCATACTACTAAATTGGGTCTATTAACCCTGCATGGAACAGACTGGTCTGgaaagaaagattttaaatgagCTCTGATTCCTAAACAAAGACCTAAAGCTTTAAATAAACAACCTATCTGTGGAATTTGAAACAAAGTGGGGTTAACTGAAAGGTGCTTTGAGTTAAGGAAATTAAGTGTGAACTACTTAACACTGACTGTGACTGTATttgttatgtgtttttgttttattatttgaaggTTTCTGGCTCTGGTCTTTTCACTGCACTTTGCTCGGCCACTCCTGTGAAACAAGAACTGGTCCAGTAGCGTGACATAAACATAGTTAAGAATAAAGCTGAAATGAATCATATTCTTCTAACACCATTGTGTTTCATCAGGGAACAATGGCAAATGCACTTATGCCACAAAAGTTGGTgtgacacagcagtggtttCTTGCTGcagcctgaaaatgtgcctcTATTAAGCCATTCTCTTTTCTTATACCACCTGAAATTAAAGGGATACGTGGGACACTGAAGGCTGCACCAATCCTGGAGTCCCAACAGCACATCAACActgaacaattatgcaaaacCCTGCATTATGTTCcaagctgctgtttttaaatgagtcATTTTAGTGCTATGTGCACAATGTCAaaatttgttttgggtttttttttttgtcagttctgAAGCAAGTGAGCTGAATGGGAGATGATGTGGAATTCTTACATTGCTTTGACCTTTGATTTTAGCTCTTCAGGCCAGAGTGCCTGTTCTAGTTTGTGCTATTTGACTCTTAAAAATAGGAGTTCAGCTATCTCATATATTCTCAATCAAAACCTAAACtttatttcatgcattttattttcaagcaAGTATTCAGCTTATACAAATATagaaatacaatatataaggcaaaaacagtttaaacattATAGGCTTGAGGCCAGTACCTTCACCTGATGCTTCCCTATTCCTCTGGACAGTTCACTACACTCAAGGCCTTTTAAAAAATCACATTAATAGCAGGTACCCAAATAAATCTTTCTTCCCTGGCAGCAATGCCATGCAAAGTTTGAAGAAGTGTAAAGGTAATCCACCTTGCATCTTCCTCCACTACCAGGCACACAATAATGCCATACAAATGATTTAAGGTGCTGATAAATGGAAAGAGATTTGGTTACAGTCATCTGCCAAGAAATGTAACTAGCTGACAAAATGTAGTTGAGATCTGTGCCAAAGTCTCCTCtaatattttgctaggaaaatgggaaatgagtGCAGTGATTACTGAAAAGTGCAAAACATACAggtaaatacagtatataaggcaattTTAGTGCCCTTGAAAGTCATTattacctttattcttcaacacacagtctgaactctcttaggcagctttcttgtaatttccttaagtagtcttcaggaagagttctccaggcttcttgaagaacattcagagctcttctttggatgatCCCACATTGCTTTAATAAttttgaggtctgggctctgggcaGACCAATCTGTGAGTGATagttttttggaggggggggtggaacctatcccagctggtcAGGTACAGGAACTagattgaaaatgagtgaaaaagcatccaaagtccaaaaaactttgaaagactctcaggaagcctggagaacgtTTGCTCAAAACCACAAATGAGGGGtatctcaagacttttgcactatACTTTATATCGATTATCCTGAGGTCTATAGCCTGCAGTGTTACTGTGCCATCATGAATATTCAATCCCTTCAAACCAGTGCTGCTCAGATTTTTCAGCTTCCTACAGTTTTCAGCTGAACAGGCTCACTGTAGTACATGGGTATTAAGCACATCACTCATGGCAGTTGCAGGGAGGAAAGAAGTCCAGATTTCCCCATCTGGTCTCCTACttgatgttttattcatttgaatGACCCTGTTTCCTGATCTATGATCTTAAGAGACTCAGCTACACACACCAATGTCGCCACTCTCCAACATGCTCTGCAGACTTTTCCCTGTGCTAATGCACAATTTCTAGGTAACTTTCATGAACATTGGGTCTTAAATTTGAAGATCACCTTAAACATTGCATGAACCATGTGCCCTGTAAGTAAACACTATAATTCTTTAATACGCTTTACACCGTCTGACTTCCAAAACATTTGTTCAAACCCATCCTGATTCCAGCgactgtctctgtctgtctgtgtccttCACTATGGCTCATTGTGATTTTCATATCTTATTGAAGGACTGCCCTTACTCTTTCAATGAGGTGCTGTTGTGCTATTAGTGAGGCATACACACACGCTGACATCTTGAGTGAGCAACAAGGTGAGGAAAAACTCAGGCTGATGGATGTAATTTTCCTTCATCACTTCTTGtcctttcagtttttctttgtgaacATGTCCTCTGTTTGCCCTCTCAAACTCATATTcacaaaagtaaatgaaaattaaagtgCATTCATGTTTTTCACCTAATTTATTTGCTCTAGTATAATTTCAGTGTGAGTCATAGGCTACTGAATATTGCAGGTGCTTTaggcttcagtcacacaggctgaGAGACCCATTTGTGAACCCCTGGTAACCACCTATTGCTatggaaaaaatgtgtattccctgacagGTAGTCGATTGGTTCCTAGGTAAAGTCGGTTGCAAAATGGTTGCTGCACCAAACACCTCCTTGTGACTGGATTAAAGGTTTGCACGCTTCCATTTAAACTACAACAATCTACTAatgaccaaagcaattgcaaggaggtttttgttgCAGCACTCAACCTTCCAATTTTACCCAGGAACTACCAGGTTTGGTTCCAGTCAGCAACACCCTGGCACaaccacatttttccctagcaacatGTGGTTGTGCCAGGGTGTTGCTGACTGGAACCAAACCCCGAGTGCACCTGATTTTACTGCTCCTCACATACACACTGCATGCAGAGTGGAGCTGACAGCTGGTAGACAACATGTTATGTTGCTGTTGGTGCTTTCTCTGTCACTATGTTTGATTACGCCTAACATAATGACAACTTACCTGACCACACCTTGTGGTTAATTTAAAACTACGGCTAATGCATTGTATTGTAAGCAACATGCAACTGAATTGAATGGATGAGTCATAGATCATATTGATTTTTGAATTTCATCACTAAGcaacttgttgtttttttgtttttttttggttttcttatgcaatcatttgttttcattttttagttCCTGCTCCAGATTTAATCTGGACATCTgacctgctgttgctgcagaccTTTTGAATTGAATATGTATGGCCCTCCAGTAGATCTCTCATTTAAAGATCTCAACAAAGTTGCAGGTAGTATATTTTATAGTTCTTAAAATGTTAAGTAAATAACCTaatggtgtttgtttgtttgtttttttaatatttcttccATTACTGATTCTTAAAGTCCTCTAGGGGAATTAACTATTTTGTAGGAGAGCTCTTAGAATTACAATTCCAGTTAACTAGAtttaatgtgctgctgctttcaaaAATGCATGGAACACTGCAGTGTCCACATGCTAACAAACTGAGTCCCACAAACTCAAATTATGGTTTTAAAGCATTTGAAAATAAGAGCCTCCAAAATGACTCTTATTTCTAAGTATAAAATGCAGGGATTGATGGCttcaagcagcagaaataaaaatgcaaatatataaataacaaaGCTGCCTGTATGCTGTATCAACTCttattgctttatttttggTTCAGATGCAGTGGCAGAGCAACCTCAAAGTCTTCTTCGCCCCTTAACCACAAATTCAAAGGGGAAGTACCTGAGCCGCTCTCTGCGTTTCAGTAATAACAGCCTCACTGACCTTGTTGGCCTCCAGTACACGCTCAGCCACTTTATCGCACAACCATCAAAGCTTGGATGGCTGGATCTGTCCTTCAACAAAATCACCTGTATCGAACCTGTAAGAATGCTTCTTtcctttcagcatttttttcccccgctGTTTTTAATGTACGATTACACATACGCTATTCATTAATAGTACTGTCACGGTCTCTGTTTACACTACAATGTACTTTTTATGGCTTCATTTGTTTACAATCAACATTTCTCTTTCAAAGATATTGTAATTTCAGATGTCTTCACAAACGAACCAGAATGTTGTTATATTTAAATTAACAACTAAGCTGTGTTGCAGGTTTTGTGTGAGCTGAAAGAACTGTGTATTTTGTATCTTCATGGGAACAGCATCTGGGACCTGTCAGAAGTGGACAAGCTGGGAGAGCTCCAGCATCTGCACACAATCACATTACATGGCAATGCCATAGAAACATGCAAAGGCTACAGGTGCAACCTCGCTTTCAACAATTTCACTTAAAACAGACACTCTGTTTAGATCTCATATGTTGCAGTGGGTGGAGTCAGATGGGTTCTAGATAGTTAATAGAGGTGGGACATCCCACCATACTCGAGTTATTTTTTGCTGCAAAATGAGACTGTCAAGCATACCAACACTGCCACTAAAACCTGCTATAAATGTTGCCATAAGACTGAGTCAGCTTGCTATCAGCCTGCTATTGAATGAGGTCAAGCTGGtaattacatgcagtctgtttctgataatacagcgattaactgtgataaatggcCAGAAATCACATATCTCTTGCTGTCTACATAGACAGAGATTGACACTTAACTATTGCATTTGCGCTCAGCAACCTTCCTGTTCTAtaagaatataaccagaatacaaccagctggccACCAGTTGAGTCGAGTCCCCTTGAATTGTACTCATTGACAGACTGATGGCAccatgttggcaatctgtctgtgtttatcaattagacagcaattattgAAAACTTTTGACGGACTCTCTGAGAGTGGCTAcagtcagtccaagtcagaCTGTGACTGTTTGCTGAAAGGTTGCCTCCTATCATGCAACCTGTACAATCCCCTTGCGATCAAAAATAGTCTTGAGTGGTCAACACCCTCAAGCCCATTTAGTCACCACAAGTTGCAGATACagatttgtcatttttattttgtagctGCAAGAAGGTTGCTGTTTCCTTGTGTTACTAAACTAGCTTGCTCTGAATTAGGAGGTAGCTTTATCAAGCTAAGTGTGTTGATGAGATGAGCCCTCTTGTTCATAGTATTCCCAGATTATTTTAACTTATTcactaaaatatttatatttggtGAACCTGTATCAAGGCAATATCACCATGCAATATATCATGATACTATGCTGTATAGACCTTTTCCCCCTAATGGTTAATTGCAAGAGGTTACTACAGAAGAAAACCGACATTTActgaccaaaagaaaaaaaatctggtgtAAAAAAATTTATAGATCTTGTGGTGTTCTAAGCATAAAAAGAGCATAATCTAACTCTAACTAGACCATGTTTCAGGGGTGTTTTCAGGACTTTTGTTTGATGGAAAATCACAGGGGTGGGAAGGAGAATGTTTGGTCAGAAATATATGCAATGTAGAAAACATTGAGCACAATTTCCAGGGCCATGCAGCCCAGTGCCCTGATACAAGTGTACagtacactgtattgccaaaagtatttgctcatctgtctTCCCACGtctatgaacttgagtgacatcccactTTTAGTCcatggggtttaatatgatgtccccccaccctttgcagcttaacagcttcaactcttctgcgACGGTTTTCCAcagggtttaggagtgtttatgggaatttttgaccattcttccagaagttcatttgtgaggtcaggcactgatgttggacaaaaaggcctggctcacacTCTCTCTAATTCATCGCAAAGGTCTTCTATTGGGTcaaggtcaggactctgtgcatgGATTCCACTCTAATTAGTGATAACGGCCTACTGACACGGCTAGCAGGTGCAGGAGGGCCAGTCTGAACTACACTTATGGGACTGATAACtgttaataaagtgcatttaaggactgataacatttgAACTGGCTGAATCCGCGCAGTAGCTGGCTGCTGCTGGGAGGGACTACGATGAATCCAAATCCACTCCAGACATCCACTCCAGTCCACGTCACACCGGAACAGTGTTCCTCAATTAGAACAATGTTAACAACCTTTTTTGACCGGCTAGGAGGTGGAGACGGCCCCTCGTGGCCCTTAACTATGGGTCTGATAACTGTTGATAACgtgcatttaatggactgaaaacatttgaagtgGGTGTGTATAATaaccactaacagttgattgTGGGATATTTagaagtgaggaaatttcacaacttgttgcacaggtggcatcctgtcatggtaccacactggaatccACTGAGGTCCTGAGAGTagcccattctttcacaagtaatcggaacacctgaattcaatgactaaatacttttggcaatatagtgtatttcatGAAGAGTGGTGCTGCACAAGAGCCTGGAAATTGGTTTGTACTGAACTCGTTTAACAACGAGGCAAAACAAGTATTTAAAATCTACATGAGTGAATGTAATCTATTaaagtaataatataaaaatacaaattgaGATGTAAAGTAGCTATTTATGCAGAATAATATTTTGGTGTTGATGCCATCCATCTGAATtctggtattaaaaaaaatttgtaaaaattttCTTCATTCAAATATTAACATAAAAGTACAACTAGTACCTTAAAACATCCCCTTAGGCAGATATATTAAAGTGGCATCATTAGGTTGTTGATGACAATAGCAACATGTGTCTTTTGATAGATGCATCAGTGTTTAAGCAGTGCTTTACAGTTATAGGTAGCTGAGATATTTTTAACTAATTTATGTTTAACATGAGGTCAACAAGAATATAAaaaactcaattcaattttattcatgtaGCACCAGACattcacctcaaggcacttcatattgtaaggtaaagaccctacaataatagagagaaaactcaaaaaaaatcacacaaccccctataagcaagcacatggcaacagtggaaaggaaaaacgcCCTTTTATTAGGaacaaacctccagcagaaccaggctcaaggaggggcagccatctgctgcgaccagtttggggtgaggggagtgagacaggacaaaaaacgcattgtggaagagagccagagattaataataaataataattaaatgcaaagtggaaTATACACACAGATAAATCAGGAAATACACAAAGTAATAAAGAAGAATAAAGTTCTGCTAAAAATTGTTTtcttatacatatatatatatatatatatatatatatatatatatatatatatatatatatatatatatatatatatatatatatatatatatatatatatatatatatatatatatatatatatatatatgtgtgtgtgtgtgtgtttttttcataattttactTGATAGTAAATACTTTGGCCTTGATCAGTTATTTAAATGAAACATACTGAGAAGTTCAAAGGTCAGACATCTTATTTGTGGAACTGCCAACAACTTATAGAGATATGAAGTGTGACAAAGAGCCCCAAACTCTACCTCTTTGTAAGGGGTTGCTGTGACTTTTTATTACCTAATTGACATATTTGATAGAAAATAGTTCCTTCTACTTGAATAGATACATTAAGTACCATAACCTGGAAATACCCAAGTATAGAACTTTAAAACAATACATAATTACAGTATTTGCAATAAATAATGTACTAAATTAAATCATAGTATTCATATATCTATTGCAGCAcctacaaatatacagagaagTATCACATTGAGATACGTGATACTTCTGATACCTTATATACCTACATTAGGTATCTCATCTTATTAGGTTTAGACATCTTAGGGATAAAGCTTCTTGATTTAATTTTCATCTCATTTCATACTCTCAGTTATATGAAAAACCAGCAAAGTCCAGACAAGGTCTATTTTACAAAGATTGAAAGGTATCCTTATTCAACATCGCATGAGAAGGCTGATATGAATTCATTACATGGAAACACGCAACATGTCCATGGTGCCCTTGGAGTCAAAGCTGACTTTGATGTGTccgcttttgtgtgtgtttaggaaTTACGTAATATCTGCATTACCTCAGCTAAAGACAATGGACTTCAGCGGTGTGACACGAAATGAGCGGGCCATGGCAAATATCTGGCATCACCGCACCAAGCGTAGCAAAAACACCAGGGAGAATGAACTAGACCCAGATCAATAAGTCTTTTTgctgatgaataaataaaaaatctttcTGCTGAATAAATGTGTTTCTCTTCTGATCAtcaatttgttgttttttttcccctctcagtTCTTCAATTCTCACTACCCCCTGTTATTTACAGTTGGTCTAATAGCTGGTGAAGATTCTCACCCCTATTGGCTGTGGCTATGGTCACCTGCTTGATTATTGCAGCAGTAATTAGGAGGTCTACATCGGGCTGTAGTACCACTAATCAGTCCCACAGTGGTCAGCGTCATGAAATGAAGTCACAAACAGTCCAATACTTGTACGAATCTGCACATGCTGATATGGCTCAGGGGTTATCAGTTGAAGTTGGAATTATTGTGACAGCTTAGGCAATATGAAGGACCTTGCATAAAGTCAACCTCAATGAACTGCAtcccaaaaatacaaaactctttCTTTCCCTATTGGGACATTTCATATTGGAAGTACATTCTGTGGTTAGATGAGTGTAACATAAATTTGTTCAACTCAGAAGGGATCCAGCACATTTGGCACAAACTTTGACGGGAGTACCTCAGTGAATATGTAGTCCTGACTCCAGCAGTAAAGCATGACGATGGCAGTGTGACTAACAGAACAGGAATATTCCTACATGTTGACAATCTAAATCATGCTGCCAAAATCATGCAAGAactccaaaaatatatttttaaaaaatgtgaaaactgcCTGATCGTTTAGACCATATGTCACCTGACCAGGTGCTTTGCCCAGTTAAATTAAGGGGCACTTTAAATATATAGTCACAGCCGGAAGTCATAgtcac is a window encoding:
- the LOC115798793 gene encoding leucine-rich repeat-containing protein 51-like; protein product: MYGPPVDLSFKDLNKVADAVAEQPQSLLRPLTTNSKGKYLSRSLRFSNNSLTDLVGLQYTLSHFIAQPSKLGWLDLSFNKITCIEPVLCELKELCILYLHGNSIWDLSEVDKLGELQHLHTITLHGNAIETCKGYRNYVISALPQLKTMDFSGVTRNERAMANIWHHRTKRSKNTRENELDPDQ